From a region of the Octopus sinensis linkage group LG18, ASM634580v1, whole genome shotgun sequence genome:
- the LOC115221655 gene encoding uncharacterized protein F23B12.7-like produces MDEILWLIILSWPKYKTDYKDDDIDDDNDDDVVVDEFDNNGDDKDDDDDDDDTDAVDGDDDSDNHDVVVAAAATAVDADVEEDRENEDYGGGEEDEDNDIDYVFIHSDICWDRVLNIHIWLQAESTEDTENTGKETGDREGSTAPPSNFVERWVNVAKVTRVNCLALDIRLKAGIFVFRKFLRNIVIC; encoded by the exons atggatgaaatattATGGCTAATAATCCTTTCATGGCCAAAATATAAGACCgattataaagatgatgatattgatgatgataatgatgatgatgtagtcgtCGACGAATTTGATAACAACggtgatgacaaggatgatgatgatgatgacgacgacactgATGCCGTGGAcggcgatgatgatagtgataaccATGATGTTGTCGTCGCTGCTGCCGCAACTGCTGTTGATGCTGATGTGGAAGAGGATAGGGAAAATGAGGATTATGGCGGTGGTGAAGAAGACGAAGACAATGATATT gaTTATGTGTTTATACATTCAGATATATGTTGGGATCGTGTACTTAATATTCATATTTGG CTACAAGCTGAAAGTACTGAAGACACTGAAAATACTGGAAAGGAAACTGGAGATAGAGAGGGAAGTACTGCCCCACCAAGtaattttgttgaaaggtgggtgaatgttgcgaAAGTGACTCGAGTGAATTGTCTTGCTCTGGATATACGTCTGAAAGCCGGA ATCTTTGTATTTAGAAAGTTTCTccgaaacattgtcatctgttag